The window CCCTTCGGTCTGTCCGACACGGTGACGACGGGCATCATCAGCGCCAAGAACCGCCCGGTGGCCTCCAGCGACGGCAGCGGCAGCCAGGCGTCGTACATGAGCGCCCTGCAGACCGACGCCTCGATCAACCCGGGCAACTCCGGCGGTCCGCTGCTGGACGCGCAGGGCAACGTCATCGGCATCAACTCCGCGATCCAGTCCACCGGCAACGGCGGCTTCGGCACCGGCCAGTCCGGCTCGATCGGCCTGGGCTTCGCCATCCCGATCAACCAGGCCGAGTACGTCGCCCAGGAGCTGATCAAGACCGGCAAGCCGGTGTACGCGAAGATCGGCGCGTCCGTCTCCCTGGACGACAGCTCGAGCGGCGCGCAGATCACCGACCAGGGCGCGGGCGGCGCGGCACCGGTCGAGCCCGGCGGCCCGGCCGCGAAGGCGGGCCTCAAGCCCGGTGACGTCATCACCAAGCTCGACGACCGGGTGATCGACTCCGGCCCCACCCTGATCGGCGAGATCTGGACCCACAAGCCCGGCGACAAGGTCACGATCACCTACGAGCGCGGCGGCAAGCAGCAGACGGTCGACGTCACCCTGGGCTCGCGCACCGGCGACAGCTGACCCGTTACCCTTGTCCCCGCGCCGCCGATCACGGCCGGCGCGGGGAGGCGTGCCCGAGCGGCCGAAGGGAACGGTCTTGAAAACCGTCGTGGCAGCGATGTCACCGTGGGTTCAAATCCCACCGCCTCCGCGTGGTGAGCAGTGAGAACGGCCCCTGACCTGGGTGTTTGGTCAGGGGCCGTTTTCGTGTCCCTGTTCGACAGGGCGGCGGATCTGAGTACCTGTGCTCATGTGCGGTGCCCCGCTGCTACACGACGCTGACCGCATGCACTTAGTGGATCGTCATCTGCAGATGGGGCGGCAGTGGGCATGAGGCGGGGGAATGAGCCGTCAATCGGTCAGGAGATCGGGGCCGGCGTGGCGCTGCTCGTCATCGACTTCATGGTCATCGCCTGGTCGGTGTACGGCTATGGGATAGCGGGGTGGGCCGACAGCTACGAAAGCGACGGTGTCCGTCCGACGAGTGCGTCGCATGCGGCGTCGCATGCGGCGTGGCTTCTGGGAGGCGGCGCGGTGCTCACAGGCGGTGGCCTCCTCGCCCTGGGATTGCGTATCCCTGGCGTCGTGCAGTTGGTTGTCCTCGGGGGCGGGGCGGTGTACTTCTCTTCACTTGCTTCCGGTTGACAGCCACCCCGGCTCCCATCCCGGCTGCGTTCCTGGGCGGTGCTGCCCCATGCCACGCCTTCACCGGCGTCTGCTTCTCCGAGCACATGCAGAGACATCCCGAGAGAACGCCCCGGGAGTGGCTGCTGGCCCTACGCGAGCAGGCACTCGACACGGCGTACCAAGGGTTGTTGGAGAAGGGGCTGGTACGGAAGCGGGGGCGGCGAGTTCTCGGTGTCTTCGGGTCGGTGACGTACCCGGTCACGGGTCTGTCGGAACTCGTGGTGCTGCGCGGGCGGTTGGCGGCCGTCCTCGTGCAGGGTCAGGAACCCGATGAGCGCACTGCGGCGCTGATCACCGTGCTGCATCATGCGGGACTTCAGGCCGTCACGCCGCAGGTGACCGATGAGCGTCTGAGCGGGATCGCCGAGGGGCAGGACTCGGTCGCGGCACCCGGCGACGCGATCCGCACCACGGTCGCCGCTCTCACCGCCCGCTCTGTAGGGCTTCCGTCAGCGGTCGAGGCGAGTGGCGTGGCGTCAGAGGTCGGTAGGCTGGCGTCACTTCGCCCCAAGTGGGGAGGGGTAGGGGGTAGTTGTGGCAGCGATGTCATCGTGGGTTCAAGTTGTCGAGCGTGAGTTTGCTCGGTGGCCCTCTCGCGTATTCGTCGTGGAAGGGGGCGTGTGAGTCGGCGCATCGTGGTCGTCACCGCTGTGCACGGTCCGTCGGCCCGGTTTCTGCCGGAGGCCTACCGGTCCCTGTGCGGGCAGAGGCTGCCCGACGGCTGGGAATGGCGCTGGGTGATCCAGGAGGACGGGGAGAGCGAGGGCGTACGGCCGTACGCGCCCGATGACGCGCGGGTGACGTTCCGGCAGGGGCGGGCCGGTGGGCCCGGGGTGGCTCGGACCATCGCGCTGGCGCATGCCGAGGGCGCGTATGTGAAGGTCCTGGACGCCGATGACCAGTTGCCGCCGGGCGTGCTCGCGCGGGATCTGGCCGTGCTGGAGGGCGACCCCACCCTGGGGTGGACGACCTCGCGGGTGCTGGATCTCCTGCCCGACGGGTCGACGGCCGGGTTTCCGGGCGACCCCGAGCAGGGACCGATCGAGCGCGGGGCCGTGCTCGACCACTGGAAGGCGAACGGCTTTCTCGCCCAGGTCCATCCCGCCTCGCTGTGCGTGCGGCGGGAGTTGCTGCTCGCGCTCGGCGGGTGGATGGCCCTGCCCGCCTCGGAGGACACGGGGCTGCTGCTCGCGCTGAACGCCGTGAGCCGCGGGTGGTTCTCGGCGGAGGTAGGCCTGCTGTACCGCAAGTGGGACGGGCAGGTGACCGGGCAGGCGGCCCATGTGGACCGCGCCGAGCGCGAGGCCCGGATGGCCGTCGTGGAGTCCCGGGCCCGGGCGTTGTCGGGGCTGCGGTGGAGTTCGCCGGTGGGGTACTGAGTTGTTGGCGGTTGGCGGTTGGCGGTTGGCGGTTGGCGGTCGGCGGTCGGCGGTCGGCGGTTGGCGATACGCGTGCCGGGGGCCCTGTGCCCGGTGCCGGTGCCTGTAGCCCGCTGCCCTGTGCCCGGAGCCTGTGCCCTGTGCCGGAGCCCGCTGCCCAGTGCCAGTGCCCGCTGCCGGAGCCCAGGAGCCCAGGAGCCCGGGAGCCCGGGAACCCCGAAGCGCGGGAGAGCCCGCCTAAGGCAGTAGGCCCGTCAGCCCCCGTGCCATGCTCACGGCCTCGTGCCGGATGTACCACTCGGTGCCGAGCAGCCGCTCCCGTTCGGGTGTCGGGAGGGCGGCGATCAGGGCCGGGGCGGCGCCCCGGGTCACCTCCGTGCGGTGGGCCAGGATGGCGGCGGTCTTCCGGTCCAGCCAGGGCGTGACGTCGACGGTGGCGGTGATCCGGTCGTCGGGGACGGTGTGCATCGTCTTGCCCGTGGGGGCCCAGGGCCCGGCCCATGCCCGGACGGCGGAGTCCGGGTGGGTGGCCAGATACAGGGCGCTCGGCTGCCAGGGCTCACCGGTGTCCGGGTAGAGGCGTTCGAGCCCGGCGGCGTGGATCGCGAGCTGGGTCACGCGGTGGGTGTGCACATGGTCCTCGTGACCGGTCAGACCGCCGTACGCGTCGTGCGTGACGACGATCTCCGGGCGGACGTCACGGATCTGTGCGACCAGTTCCCGCACCGCCTCGTCGAGCGGGGCGTCGCACCAGCGCGGTCTGCCGGGGGCCGAGTGCGGCACACGCGCGTCGGCGTGGCCGAGCATGCGTGGTTCGCCGGCGCCGAGGATGTGGCAGGCCTCGGCCAGTTCCGTGGCGCGTGGGGTGTCCGCCGCCCAGGTCGCGGTGACGACCGTCGTACGAGCGCCCGCGGACGCGTGCCGGGCGAGGACGCCGCCCGCCACCAGCGACTCGTCGTCGGGGTGGGCGAACACCGCGAGCAGGCTCGGCAACGATGTCGACGACGTCGACGACATCTGCGGCGGCGATGGCATGCGCCTCGCTACCGCCCGTCCGGCGACGAGGGCGCGTCGGTGATCGTGATCGCCTGGCTCGGGCACTTCTCCGCCGCTTCCAGGATCTCCGCCGCTTCCAGGATCTCCGGGTCGTCCGTGCGGTCCCGGCCCGGGCGGACGACGCCGTATCCGTCGATGAACTCGAAGACCGCCGGGGCCCGGTGGGCGCACTCGGCGGAGCCGTAGCAGAGGTCGCGGTCGACGGAGACCTTCATGACCCTTCCTCTGCCCAGCGCGCCACCGGCTGAACCGGGCCGGTTCAGCCGGTGCCGGCGGTCGCTAGCCAGTGGGCGACCCGGCGTACGGCGGGCTCGTCGAGCCGTTCGACGAGGGCCTGGACGGTGGTGTCGTCCTCGGGGGTGAGGTCGTAGAGGCCCGCCTTGCCCAGTGCGGCCATGAGGACCTGGTGGCGGCGGCCAGTCATGCGCGCCGCGAGCGGGGCCGGTTCGCCGGGGGATTCGGCCGCCGGGGCCGGGGCCGGCTGTGGTGAAACCGGCTGCGTCGTCAGCGGGGTGTCGAACAGGTGCCACGCGCCGTCCTTCGGTCCCCAGAGCGCGACGGTGATCTCGTCGCCCCGGGCGCGCAGTGTCTGGGTCATCTCGCCGAGCGCGTACAGCACGGGCGGGCGGTGGGGTGATTCCGCCGCGGCCCGCCAGGAGTTGGTGGCCGGGCGGTAGAGCATCGCCACCCAGCGTGGCGCACCCTGTGGCTGCGGGCTCTCGGGACGTGTCTCCATCGCGCTCACCCCTGTACGTCGCTGGTACGTCGCTCCGGAAGCGGTACGGCAGGCGCCGACCATAACTGACAGTCCGTCAGTTATCCAGGGTTGTAAGGCGCGTTGCGGCGGGGAGGATCATGTAGCGGACGACCACATCGTCCGACACCGGTCCCTCCCCTCGTGGGGACCGGTGTCGAACGGTGGAGCTACCGCCGTCCGGCGCGGATGGAAGCGGATGGCATCGGGATGGAAGCGGATGGCATCGAACGGCTCGGACGGAAGCGGTTGGAAGCTGACCGGAATGGTCCGTTGCTGCTTCCGGATCCTGCCATTTCCGGCCGCCCCGGGAGAGGTTCCGGTTCCGGACGCACGGTATTACCGCAGGTCAGCCATATAGAGTGAGTTTTCCGGTCCGGACGTCCAGGCGTGACAAGTAAGGAGTGGAGACCTTGAGTTCCGACTCGGGGGCACGCACCGCCTTCGCGGAACGCCTCGCACTGCTGTACAAGGAAGCCGGGAATCCGCCCCTGAAGCGTGTGTCCGAAGCGGTCGTCCGGCTCCAGCGGGTCGACGAACGCGGGCGGCCCGTGCGGGTGTCCTCACAGCGCATCAGCGACTGGCGGCGGGCCCGGAACGTACCCGCCCAGTTCGCCGCTCTCGCGGCCGTGTTGCTCGTGCTGATACCCGAGGCGCGGCGCTCACGGCCCACTCCGGTGTCCCCGGGACTGTACGACCTCGGTCAGTGGCAGCGGCTGTGGGAACAGGCGGTGGCCGACCCGGTCGGCGAACGGCCCGAGGCGTCTCCCGCCGAGGAGCCGGACCCGCCCGCGCCGGGCGGGGTGTGCCCGTACCGCGGGCTGGCCTCCTACCGCCGGGAGGACGCCCGTTGGTTCTTCGGCCGGGAGCGGAGCACGGAGGCGATCGTCGCGCAGCTCGGGTCCGTGGCGGACGCGGGCGGTCTGGTCATGCTCGTGGGCGCGTCGGGAGCGGGCAAGTCCTCGCTGCTGAACGCCGGTCTGGTGCCCGCCCTGCGGGACGGGGCGTCGGGTGGCGGCGACGGTGAGGAGCCCGGGCGGGCGCGGACGGTCGTACAACTCGTCCCGGGCGGCGATCCGCTGGCCGAACTGGCCCGGTGCATCCCCGAACTGGGGCCCGTG of the Streptomyces koelreuteriae genome contains:
- a CDS encoding GOLPH3/VPS74 family protein, with amino-acid sequence MQRHPERTPREWLLALREQALDTAYQGLLEKGLVRKRGRRVLGVFGSVTYPVTGLSELVVLRGRLAAVLVQGQEPDERTAALITVLHHAGLQAVTPQVTDERLSGIAEGQDSVAAPGDAIRTTVAALTARSVGLPSAVEASGVASEVGRLASLRPKWGGVGGSCGSDVIVGSSCRA
- a CDS encoding glycosyltransferase family 2 protein, which translates into the protein MSRRIVVVTAVHGPSARFLPEAYRSLCGQRLPDGWEWRWVIQEDGESEGVRPYAPDDARVTFRQGRAGGPGVARTIALAHAEGAYVKVLDADDQLPPGVLARDLAVLEGDPTLGWTTSRVLDLLPDGSTAGFPGDPEQGPIERGAVLDHWKANGFLAQVHPASLCVRRELLLALGGWMALPASEDTGLLLALNAVSRGWFSAEVGLLYRKWDGQVTGQAAHVDRAEREARMAVVESRARALSGLRWSSPVGY
- a CDS encoding PIG-L deacetylase family protein, with protein sequence MPSPPQMSSTSSTSLPSLLAVFAHPDDESLVAGGVLARHASAGARTTVVTATWAADTPRATELAEACHILGAGEPRMLGHADARVPHSAPGRPRWCDAPLDEAVRELVAQIRDVRPEIVVTHDAYGGLTGHEDHVHTHRVTQLAIHAAGLERLYPDTGEPWQPSALYLATHPDSAVRAWAGPWAPTGKTMHTVPDDRITATVDVTPWLDRKTAAILAHRTEVTRGAAPALIAALPTPERERLLGTEWYIRHEAVSMARGLTGLLP
- a CDS encoding ferredoxin → MKVSVDRDLCYGSAECAHRAPAVFEFIDGYGVVRPGRDRTDDPEILEAAEILEAAEKCPSQAITITDAPSSPDGR